ATGAGCACCGGCTATGTGTGAACCATTCACACCCTACGAGAAGCACGGTACATAATACTTACACGCCTGGTCACAGCTGTAGATCATCGGCGGCTGCAACAGCATCCCGGACGGTACAGTCACTGCACTGCAGCGGTCCAGCCGCTTTACAGGCCCGGGATGCATCAGGATCCGCAGGAAACAGCCGCACGTTCTCTGCATCACACGTTTCACAGTCACCATGGATCATGGTCTGGTCGCAAATCGAAGTGTCAGACACCGGGCAGCACCTTGTCACCCAGCAATTGGGATAAGGTAGGTTAAATCAGTTCACTGTGAGGGGGCGTCACCCAGTGCGGTGTAAATGAGATCGATGGTTCAGCCAGAATCTCCTTATGCGTTTCCAGTGCGGCTGTAACCGGTCGGTGGTAACGAGGTATAACACTGTTACACATATATATGCATTTCCGGTGGAACTCCCTCTATCTCTATCTAGACGGTATAACAGTGTTATAATATATATGTATAGTATATGTTATTTACTTTCATGTTTGTTTACCGTTTCCTCTGTTGGCTAAAAATCGCGTACCCGGTTTGTTATCGCTGTCGAGTGAGAACACGACGGGTATAACGGGGTTATGAGAGAGATCGGGTCGCGATTTCGGTCTGCACCGGAAACGCATATGTATATGTGCTCCACCGGAAACGGAACCCCTACTCTTTATAAATGAATCGGGGGTGTGATGCACCGGAAGAACCGGAAACGATAGATATAAAATATTTGATGTCTCTGGGGTAGAGCAGGTGGCTGGATTTCGATGGGGGGCAATGTGTTTGACGAGCAACCGACTAATCGAATCTTTCAAAACGTCGATGCACTCGACCCCGATCGGACACCGTCGAAAGACGAGTTCGTCGAACGCGACGACGAAATGCAACAGATTGTTTCCATCCTCCGGTTCATCGAGATGGGCGGTGCCAGTAACTTCCTGGTGACCGGGCCGTCCGGTGTCGGGAAGACGATGGCGGTGAAGATCATTCTCCGTGATCTTGAGAACTATCTTGATGGCAACGTGCAATCCGTCTATCTTACCGATCTCGAAAATGAGCTGCAGACGCTGCGTACCCTGACCAGTCAACTGTCGCTCAATTATCGTGGTACCGATCTCAACGAATACTATGACCGGCTCGCAGCGAAGCTAATCCGGGAGGATCTGAAATTAGTCCTGGTTCTGGACGAACTGGAGAAACTGTTCCTCGCCCAGGGCGGGAAGAGTCACGGCAACTCCTTTCTCAAGAAGCTGCTTGAAGCCCGTAAGCGGGTCGTGAACGCAGATGCAGATGGGACGTTGCTCGTGATCGGGATTTCGAATAATGCTCGGCTGGGCGAGTATATGAATACAAAAGTCAAAAGCCGGTTCGGTCACGAGACCGTCCATTTCTCGAAGTATAATGCACTCGAGCTCCGGAAGATCCTGGAGCAGCGTAGTGAGAAAGCGTTTCGGCCCGGTGCTCTCGATGATGGTGTTTTGGCCAAGATCGCTGCTGTTGTCGCCCAAAACGGTGGTGATGCGCGCGAGGCGATCCAAGTGTTGCGGAAGGCCGGCGAGCTGGCGTTGGATGATGGGGCAGCCACCGTCACGAACGGGACGCATGTCGATCGGGCGCGGCAATTGATTGAGGCGGATAAAATCGTGGATACGGTCCGGTCTCTGAGCATGCATTCTCACGTGGTAGTCTATGCCGTTCTGTCGCTGTTGGAGGAGGGAAAAACACCGGTCACGACCGGTGACGTGTATTCGGAGTATCGAGATGTTCACGCACAGATGTCCGTGGAAGGGAAAGATCCGATTTCTCAGCGGCGGGTCCGCGATCTCATTGCGGAACTCGATATGCTCGGTGTTATCCAAGCAACGGTTCTGTCGAATGGGAAGTACGGGCGTACAAGACGGATCAAGGTCAATTTAGAGGAGAGCACGATCGAGGAATTGCAGACGTTCGTCGAAGAGGAATACGGCATTTGATCGGTTCCATTGCGTGTTTTCCGGTGGAACCGCTGTTTTGATTTTTAAGATTATCCTCTGTTTGTTTATTCCTGATGAGTAACAAAACGGCGCTGGCCCGGAAACTAGATTTACTGGATCTGGAAATTCTGGCGGTTCTCACGCATACCTCGATGTGGAAAAAGAAACTGCACGAAACACTCGAGAAAAAGTCAGTGCAAACCATCGGGCGGCGTGTCGAACAGCTACAGACCGAGGACCTACTAGAATCGTGCATCGTGAACCCGGACGAGGTCAAGCGCGATCTCATCATCGCGTATCAAACAACGGCGTCAGGCAGAGAGATACTGAAAACGTACCATATCTGTACGTCACCAGACTGCGATGCGATTGTCGTGGATGGGGAGGACCACGTTCACGAGTTCTCATCAGCCGTAGATTACTTCGACGCAGCCACCTCCTCTTGAACTCGTCGCGGTTCAGTTCACATCCTGATTTCCATATATCTTGATAACTGCTTCTGCGGTAGTACAGTGGTATGTCCCAGCGTGGAGGGGGACCGGGCGCCCAGTTCGACTGGCAGGGGTATCTCGAGCAAACAACGCGATCGGAGCGAGAGCGGCTTGAGGAGCGGCTCGAAGCGAAGAAGGCGCAGATACGGCGGCGGACGAAGACATACGAAGCCGCGGTCACCGATCTGCAGACCGCACTGCAGGATGTGGAACACCAGCTGTCACGGGCGATCCCGACACGGGACCGGCGGCAGGAGTTGAAGCGACGTCGGAACCGGTTGCAGAGTGATCTGCGGGAGACGCGGAGGCGGTTCGCGGACGACATACGGCAGCTGGAGGACACCGTCCTGGAACTTGAGGCCGAGCTTGAGGAGCTGTGTGAGGCCGAAGAACTACTGGAAAACGCGGTCACTCAGTCGTGACAGAGTCTCCGTCGGGATTATAGTACGCGGTGCAGTCTTCGACTGCCTTCCGGATGGTTCGTTCTCGGTAGTCCGCCCGTTCACTCCACTTGTCTCGGACCAGCCCGCTTTTCGAGAACAAGCGTTCGATCCGCTGCTCGTCGCCACCCGTCCAGAACGCCAGGTAGTTACAGAGCGCCTGATCGGCTTCGCTGTGACTGGGATAGCCGCTGGTATCGCCAACCCAGAGTCGTCGGAACTTCTCACCATTGCTGGCGTTCATGGCCTTCTCGATCAGCTCCTGGTCGGAGAGCGAGATGTCAGTCGGGTCCGGCGGTCCGGTGTCTGGATCGTCTTGAGCGATGTATGCGTCGTGAAGCTGCGCAAGCTCCTGTGGGCGGTGCGCGATCGTCGTTGGTGTTCCGGGCACGTGGTCGCCGGTGACCGTGAAGTACCGGTTGGCATCGTACATCTCAAGCTGGTCGGTTCGGTTCCCACCGGACGGGACATCACCGTTGACGATGACGTGATAGCCGCTCCGGCTGGGGCTGCGTTCAGTGTACGAATCCAGCGTCAGCAAGATGTCGATCACCCATTCCTCAAGCATCCCGGTGTCGGGATCGCGGGCATCGTCGATGTCCACGCCGGCGTACGGCCCGTCCGCGGTGAACACATAGCCGAGCCCATCGATCTCCGCGTTCAAATCGTAGTAGGTCCATGCTGTGGTGTAGGTCGCCCACGTGTCGGGATCTGACACGGAGGCATAGGTCTCGGTCTTGGGATCAGCTGGAACCTTGGTAGGTTTCCCGTTGCGGTCTTCGGTTTTCCAGCAGATCCACTGCGGTCGGTCTTTCAACGGGCCAGGAATCTGTTCTGTGGAGATCATGGTGGCGTGCGTGGGTTCGAGGTTTTTTACTGGGAGAGCGGGTTTCCACAGCGCTCGAAGCGTGGAAACAGACAGTGGGTTAGAGTGAGCCGGCGACCTCCGCGACCCGGATCTCGGTCTTGATCTGTTGGATATCCGGTTCATCGCCGTACAGGCGGCTACCGACGGATAATGCATCCCGTCCCTGTGGTGTGACCTCACCTGTCTCCGTGTCAACGTAGTCCATCTCGGTCATGACCGAGGCAGCACGGTCGACCGCGATCTCTGCCGGTTCACCGGCAACGGCGTCGACCTGCAGGAAGTCGTCGATCTGGACAATCCCCTTCTTCAGGTAGTAGAGGCTGAGGTAGACGTATTTGTCCAGCATGTAGCGCTGTTCGGCGCACCACGGACAGTAGTGACCGGGATTGATTCTGACGTGGCAGACCGGGCAGGCCGGGTCGTCGCACTGGACACACCGGTACTTCCGGTCGTCTTCGGTGATCTCCCGGCCGCATTTGCAGATCGGGATCGTCGCCTCGTGGATTTCAGTGCCGGTGTCGAGGTCGGTCCGGGTCTCTTGGTCTTCGAGGTCGAGGGTGCCGCGTTGACTGAGCGACACACGGTTCACCTCGGTGAACGAGTCGGTCCAGTCGAACTGCGCTGTATCGGTCATGCTTTTGTATCGGTGGTGTCAGCGGTTACGGCCGCGAAGCCATCGCATCACGGTATCGAGGTCGTTGTTGACCGTGTCGCGGGGCGTGGTCCGGTCGCGATTCGTGGTCCGTGTGCCAAGCCCGGGGATGATCCATCGGACGAATTTTGCGATCAGGTGTTTCCGGGCGTGCTCCTCGCAGAAAACCTGTGTGCCGCCGTCGACCCAGTGCTGATGATCAGGGCAGAGGATGGTGCCGCAGGTGCTACAGGTCTGGAGGCAGTGTGGGCAGAGTTGCGCAGCACAGCCGTCGTACCGGCAGATTCCGGGCATGGGGCCGAAGTGGCCGCAGTCACGGAGCTGGATATCGTTCGGGTTCATGTTGATGGATTATGGTGTGCGGTCGCGGTGCCGCATGCATTTCCGGCGGGGTGTGCAGTGCGGGCAGCCGCGGCGGAGCGGCCGGTTCATTCTGTTCATGTGGGGTGCGTTCCGTGGAGTGCGTGGGATGTGCCTCATCGATACGGGCGCGGTGATCAGGCCGCGGATTCCGGTGGGCCTCTGGAGTGAGAGGTGTTCAGCGGGCGATGCATCTGGTCTCTGTCCCCGTGTTAGAGGTTGAGGAGGTCGCAGTCGTACGTCTCCTCCTCGTGGTATGGGTTGTTCTTGCGGCCGTCCCAACCCAGTCCCTCGGGGATGTACGGATCCTGCTCATCGATGCGGTAGCGAGCCATGTGTGGCGGTCACCTCCGCCGCTGTGGTGTGATGCGTTCCGTGCCATGGATGCGCTGTCTCAGTGAGCGACAGCCGTCGCTATGCGCTGGGCGGTATATACGGGGCGTCCGGATGGTTGTCTACCACACTTATCGTCCGGGTCATCAGTATCGGCTGCAGGAGAATTAGTTCGTCAGAGGTGTGACTGCCGGTCGGCGGTGGTGCTGAAGATGTGGTGTGATCGGTGTACGGGTGTTTACCGGGGTTTAAGGCGGATGAAAAGAACTAAGGATTACCGCGTATAGCTGATAGCAGTTATGTGGCCTCGGCACTCATAGGGCTCGTCACGACCGGGTGCCGAGTCCGGCTCGGAGCGAGTGAATCGTCATCGGCCACTCGAGGCTATCACCGCGGCTCCCAAGACGGTTTGGATCGGACCGAGAAACGCGGGCGTAGTCTACGACCCGCTCGCCGAATCGCCCGTCGCCGCGAAGGCGGTGTTGAACTCGTCCATCAGGTTCTGGAGTTGGGCCGTGTTCCGGTGGGAGAA
This portion of the Haloterrigena gelatinilytica genome encodes:
- a CDS encoding Cdc6/Cdc18 family protein produces the protein MGGNVFDEQPTNRIFQNVDALDPDRTPSKDEFVERDDEMQQIVSILRFIEMGGASNFLVTGPSGVGKTMAVKIILRDLENYLDGNVQSVYLTDLENELQTLRTLTSQLSLNYRGTDLNEYYDRLAAKLIREDLKLVLVLDELEKLFLAQGGKSHGNSFLKKLLEARKRVVNADADGTLLVIGISNNARLGEYMNTKVKSRFGHETVHFSKYNALELRKILEQRSEKAFRPGALDDGVLAKIAAVVAQNGGDAREAIQVLRKAGELALDDGAATVTNGTHVDRARQLIEADKIVDTVRSLSMHSHVVVYAVLSLLEEGKTPVTTGDVYSEYRDVHAQMSVEGKDPISQRRVRDLIAELDMLGVIQATVLSNGKYGRTRRIKVNLEESTIEELQTFVEEEYGI
- a CDS encoding phage NrS-1 polymerase family protein; protein product: MISTEQIPGPLKDRPQWICWKTEDRNGKPTKVPADPKTETYASVSDPDTWATYTTAWTYYDLNAEIDGLGYVFTADGPYAGVDIDDARDPDTGMLEEWVIDILLTLDSYTERSPSRSGYHVIVNGDVPSGGNRTDQLEMYDANRYFTVTGDHVPGTPTTIAHRPQELAQLHDAYIAQDDPDTGPPDPTDISLSDQELIEKAMNASNGEKFRRLWVGDTSGYPSHSEADQALCNYLAFWTGGDEQRIERLFSKSGLVRDKWSERADYRERTIRKAVEDCTAYYNPDGDSVTTE